From one Deltaproteobacteria bacterium genomic stretch:
- a CDS encoding 5'-3' exonuclease yields MLIDYSSLLYRAFHSLPETIPMRGVYGFLGMLARLLADRRPERLAIAVDEDWRPAFRVTALPTYKAHRVSDEPDPVAPEEALGRRLLAALGFAVAGAPGFEAEDVIATLAARARGAVEVVSGDRDLFALVRDPDVRVLYPLTGVTKLLVVDEAEIRRRYGIPGRAYGDFALLRGDPSDGLPGVPGIGEKTAAALIARHGSLAAVLASRSLPPAVARRIEAARDYLAAARRVVPPVADVPLPPLSLALPTAPAKPRVARRLAAEHRLDAAVARVEAALAGAARRTPDQEPRGRRS; encoded by the coding sequence CTGCTGATCGACTACTCGAGCCTTCTCTACCGCGCCTTCCATTCGCTGCCCGAGACGATCCCGATGCGCGGCGTCTACGGCTTCCTCGGCATGCTCGCCCGCCTGCTCGCCGACCGCCGCCCCGAGCGACTTGCCATCGCGGTCGACGAGGACTGGCGGCCGGCCTTCCGGGTGACGGCCCTGCCGACCTACAAGGCACACCGGGTCTCCGACGAGCCCGATCCGGTCGCGCCCGAGGAGGCGCTCGGACGGCGGTTGCTCGCCGCGCTCGGCTTCGCCGTCGCCGGCGCACCGGGCTTCGAGGCCGAGGACGTGATCGCGACGCTCGCCGCGCGGGCCCGGGGTGCCGTGGAGGTGGTCTCCGGCGACCGCGACCTCTTCGCCCTCGTGCGCGATCCCGACGTGCGCGTGCTCTATCCCCTCACGGGCGTGACCAAGCTCCTGGTCGTCGACGAGGCCGAGATCCGTCGCCGGTACGGCATCCCGGGCCGCGCGTACGGCGACTTCGCGCTGCTCCGCGGCGATCCGTCCGACGGCCTCCCCGGCGTCCCCGGCATCGGCGAGAAGACGGCCGCGGCGCTGATCGCGCGCCACGGCTCGCTCGCCGCCGTCCTCGCGAGCCGCTCGCTGCCGCCCGCCGTCGCCCGGCGGATCGAGGCCGCGCGCGACTATCTCGCGGCCGCGCGCCGCGTGGTCCCGCCGGTGGCGGATGTACCGCTCCCGCCCCTCTCGCTCGCACTTCCCACCGCGCCGGCGAAGCCGCGCGTGGCACGGCGGCTCGCGGCGGAGCACCGTCTCGATGCGGCGGTGGCGCGCGTCGAGGCGGCGCTCGCGGGGGCCGCCCGGCGCACGCCGGATCAGGAGCCCCGAGGACGGCGCTCGTAG
- a CDS encoding radical SAM protein, giving the protein MRLLLVSANQERSPDPVAPLGVCYVATAAAQAGHDVRVLDLCFSEDVEVDVAAAVAAHRPEAIGTSLRNVDNCAYPDTVSYLPHYRRVVDACRAVSPAPIVLGGSAFTTMPAFYLAALEAPYGVVGEGEVALPALLARLATGSDARGVGGVAVWDAVTRAVTVTPPAWLPSLDALRAERRWIDNRLYLERGGMANLQTKRGCHYKCTFCAYPVIEGRGMRTRDPCGAAAEVETLLEEYGLDQFFIVDSVFNAPRGYAEAVCAALRRLGRRIRWSCFVTPGNLSAELLDLMMTAGCQSIDFGTDAGSNRTLRAFRKSFNVDDIHAASALCRERGLPFCHSLVFGGEDETWETVAETIATMDACRPTAVTAMCGVRVYPETPFAQALIGRGEVPGVEALYEPYFYFSPAVRDGLTETVAAAARARGNWFLPGSKVNDEDRLFANLRGRGLKGDLWRYLARLRLGRALGPAGA; this is encoded by the coding sequence GTGCGACTGCTCCTCGTCTCCGCCAACCAGGAGCGCAGCCCCGACCCGGTGGCGCCGCTCGGCGTCTGCTACGTCGCGACCGCCGCCGCGCAAGCGGGACACGACGTCCGCGTGCTCGACCTCTGCTTCAGCGAGGACGTCGAGGTGGACGTCGCAGCCGCGGTCGCCGCGCATCGACCGGAGGCGATCGGCACCTCGCTGCGCAACGTCGACAACTGCGCGTACCCCGATACCGTCTCGTACCTCCCGCACTACCGGCGGGTGGTCGACGCGTGCCGCGCGGTCAGCCCAGCGCCGATCGTCCTCGGGGGATCGGCGTTCACGACCATGCCGGCCTTCTACCTGGCGGCGCTCGAGGCACCGTACGGCGTCGTCGGCGAGGGCGAGGTCGCCCTGCCCGCCCTCCTCGCGCGTCTCGCCACCGGAAGCGACGCGCGCGGCGTCGGCGGGGTCGCCGTCTGGGACGCCGTCACGCGAGCCGTGACCGTCACGCCGCCCGCCTGGCTGCCCTCGCTCGACGCGCTGCGCGCCGAGCGGCGCTGGATCGACAACCGCCTCTACCTAGAGCGCGGGGGCATGGCGAACCTGCAGACCAAGCGCGGCTGCCACTACAAGTGCACGTTCTGCGCCTACCCCGTGATCGAGGGCCGGGGCATGCGGACGCGCGACCCGTGCGGCGCGGCCGCCGAGGTCGAGACGCTCCTCGAAGAGTACGGGCTCGACCAGTTCTTCATCGTCGACAGCGTCTTCAATGCGCCCCGCGGCTACGCCGAGGCGGTGTGCGCCGCGCTCCGCCGGCTCGGGCGGCGCATCCGCTGGTCGTGCTTCGTGACGCCGGGCAATCTCAGCGCCGAGCTCCTCGACCTCATGATGACCGCCGGCTGCCAGTCGATCGACTTCGGGACCGACGCCGGGTCCAACCGGACGCTCCGCGCCTTCCGGAAGAGCTTCAACGTCGACGACATCCACGCCGCCTCGGCGCTCTGCCGGGAGCGCGGTCTCCCCTTCTGTCACAGCCTCGTCTTCGGCGGCGAGGACGAGACCTGGGAGACCGTCGCCGAGACGATCGCGACCATGGACGCCTGCCGGCCGACCGCCGTCACCGCGATGTGCGGCGTCCGGGTGTATCCGGAGACCCCCTTCGCGCAGGCGCTCATCGGGCGCGGCGAGGTCCCCGGCGTCGAGGCGCTGTACGAGCCCTACTTCTACTTCTCGCCGGCCGTGCGGGACGGTCTCACGGAGACCGTCGCGGCGGCGGCCCGGGCGCGCGGCAACTGGTTCCTCCCGGGGAGCAAGGTGAACGACGAGGACCGGCTCTTCGCGAATCTCCGCGGCCGCGGCCTGAAGGGCGACCTCTGGCGCTACCTTGCCCGGCTGCGGCTCGGGCGCGCGCTCGGGCCCGCCGGCGCATAG
- a CDS encoding Uma2 family endonuclease, whose product MTLAEWAALDDDVEGELVDGVLEEEEVPSVLHEAVVVWLSALLHGWARRRRGLVTGSETKLAVGPRRGRKPDLSVFLPPALPAPSDTLVRVPAHVVVEVTSPRPRDVRRDRVEKLADYARVGVRYYWLVDPQLRSLEVYELGRDRRYAVALSAAHGRVRVPGCPGLVLDLGALWDEIDEAERAHARTRRRR is encoded by the coding sequence ATGACGCTCGCAGAATGGGCGGCTCTCGACGACGACGTCGAGGGCGAGCTGGTCGACGGCGTCCTCGAGGAGGAGGAGGTGCCGAGCGTCCTGCACGAGGCGGTCGTGGTCTGGCTGAGCGCCCTCTTGCACGGCTGGGCACGCCGTCGCCGCGGGCTGGTGACCGGCTCCGAGACGAAGCTCGCGGTGGGCCCGCGGCGCGGCCGGAAGCCGGACCTCTCCGTGTTCCTTCCGCCCGCCCTCCCCGCCCCATCGGACACGCTCGTCCGCGTCCCGGCCCACGTCGTCGTGGAGGTCACGTCGCCCCGCCCACGCGACGTCCGGCGCGACCGCGTGGAGAAGCTCGCCGACTACGCGCGCGTCGGGGTCCGCTACTACTGGCTCGTCGACCCGCAGCTCCGCAGCCTCGAGGTCTACGAGCTCGGTCGCGACCGTCGCTATGCCGTGGCGCTCAGCGCCGCCCACGGCCGTGTGCGTGTTCCCGGCTGCCCCGGGCTCGTGCTCGACCTGGGCGCGCTCTGGGATGAGATCGACGAAGCGGAGCGCGCCCACGCGCGCACGCGGCGCCGCCGCTGA
- a CDS encoding aromatic amino acid lyase yields MQGALPYQFLAARSILARAPGTARGLRGPRRSASVARVYAAGERADDAVLLAPPEPLTLEAVARIAAGAPVTIGDGVRNRLEASHAQLVALARSGRTVYGLNTGCGPLCDRRVSPEASSRFQRNLVRSHATGLGPRHPTDVVRATMAVRAFSLAQGRSAVRPLIVDTLATMLNAGVHPIVPEVGSVGASGDLVELAHVASALMGEGDVEWRGTRQGAAQALAAAGIPPVGFEGREALALMNGTACETAQAALVVLGGEELVAAAEAAAALVLEALGANPEALDARVHAVRPHPGQTASAARLRALLAGSRRLRDASARDGRAVQDAYTVRCVPQVLGAVRDALAHARQVVTTELNSVTDNPTFFPEESAVVHAGNFHGQPIALAMDHVKVALAEVALFSERRLARLLDPAANGGLPPFLIRDDAGVRSGLMGLQYCASSTVAENAVLAHPASLGSVPTNANNQDVVGMGTVAVRQARRLLDNGRRVVAIELLAAAEAIDLVGRETLAAGTRAAYDAIRRLVPPLLEDRPLGRDVERLADALGVFAS; encoded by the coding sequence TTGCAGGGTGCGCTCCCCTACCAATTTCTGGCGGCGCGATCAATTCTCGCTCGCGCGCCGGGCACCGCGCGGGGTTTGCGCGGCCCACGACGTTCGGCTAGCGTCGCGCGCGTGTACGCGGCCGGAGAGCGGGCCGACGACGCGGTTCTCCTCGCGCCTCCCGAGCCGCTGACGCTCGAGGCAGTCGCGCGCATCGCAGCAGGTGCGCCGGTTACGATCGGCGATGGAGTTCGAAACCGGCTCGAGGCGAGCCATGCGCAGCTCGTGGCGCTCGCGCGCTCGGGCCGCACCGTCTACGGGCTCAACACCGGCTGCGGTCCGCTCTGCGACCGTCGCGTCTCCCCCGAGGCTTCCTCTCGCTTCCAGCGAAACCTCGTGCGCAGCCACGCGACCGGGCTCGGCCCGCGCCACCCCACCGACGTCGTGCGGGCGACGATGGCCGTGCGCGCCTTCTCGCTCGCTCAGGGACGGTCCGCCGTGCGCCCGCTGATCGTCGACACGCTGGCCACGATGCTCAACGCCGGCGTGCATCCGATCGTCCCGGAGGTCGGCTCGGTCGGTGCGAGCGGAGATCTGGTCGAGCTGGCGCACGTGGCGTCGGCGCTCATGGGCGAGGGCGACGTGGAGTGGCGCGGGACGCGGCAGGGCGCGGCCCAGGCGCTCGCCGCGGCCGGCATCCCGCCCGTCGGGTTCGAGGGCCGCGAGGCCCTGGCGCTCATGAACGGCACCGCCTGCGAGACGGCGCAAGCGGCGCTGGTCGTCCTCGGCGGCGAGGAGCTGGTCGCGGCGGCGGAGGCGGCGGCGGCTCTCGTCCTCGAGGCACTCGGCGCGAACCCCGAGGCGCTCGACGCGCGCGTGCACGCGGTGCGGCCCCACCCGGGTCAGACCGCCTCGGCGGCCCGCCTGCGTGCGCTCCTCGCCGGGAGCCGGCGTCTCCGCGACGCGAGCGCCCGTGACGGCCGTGCCGTGCAGGACGCCTACACCGTACGCTGCGTCCCGCAGGTGCTCGGCGCCGTGCGGGATGCGCTTGCGCACGCGCGGCAGGTGGTGACGACCGAGCTGAACTCCGTCACCGACAACCCCACCTTCTTTCCCGAGGAGAGCGCGGTCGTCCATGCGGGTAACTTCCACGGTCAGCCGATCGCCCTTGCCATGGACCACGTGAAGGTCGCGCTCGCCGAGGTCGCGCTCTTCTCGGAACGACGGCTCGCACGCCTCCTCGACCCGGCGGCGAACGGTGGCCTGCCGCCCTTCCTCATCCGCGACGACGCCGGCGTGCGCAGCGGTCTCATGGGGCTCCAGTACTGCGCGAGCTCGACGGTCGCCGAGAACGCCGTGCTCGCGCATCCGGCGAGCCTCGGCTCTGTCCCCACCAACGCCAACAACCAGGACGTCGTCGGCATGGGCACGGTGGCCGTCCGACAGGCGCGCCGCCTGCTCGACAACGGCCGCCGCGTCGTCGCGATCGAGCTCCTCGCCGCCGCCGAGGCGATCGACCTGGTCGGCCGCGAGACGCTCGCCGCGGGGACGCGCGCGGCCTACGACGCGATCCGCCGCCTCGTGCCCCCGCTCCTCGAAGATCGGCCGCTCGGCCGCGACGTCGAGCGGCTGGCGGACGCGCTCGGCGTGTTCGCGTCCTGA
- a CDS encoding glycosyltransferase family 2 protein gives MAHGRPGRRHRGRARPLNVPRADVAALVPAFRAAATVADVVAGARRYCARVVVIDDGSDDDTAARATTAGAEVLRHAANAGKGAALRTGLRALHASGVPRALTLDADGQHLPGQIPVLLAASDASPPAIVVGVRRKAGHEIARANRFGNWVADRLLRLIAGRPLPDTQSGFRVYPVVDTLALGAEGARYEFETEVLLRAARRGMAVVGVPVDVHYPPVAERVSHYRPWRDTLRVIGVALKVLAGPAPRTSVWMGCCFLIRP, from the coding sequence GTGGCTCACGGTCGACCCGGGAGGCGGCACCGAGGCCGCGCTCGCCCACTGAACGTGCCCCGCGCCGACGTCGCCGCCCTCGTCCCCGCCTTCCGTGCCGCGGCCACCGTCGCCGACGTCGTCGCCGGCGCGCGGCGCTACTGCGCCCGGGTGGTCGTGATCGACGACGGCTCGGACGACGACACGGCGGCACGCGCTACCACGGCGGGCGCCGAGGTGCTCCGTCACGCGGCGAATGCCGGCAAGGGGGCGGCCCTCCGGACGGGCCTCCGCGCGCTCCACGCCTCTGGCGTCCCGCGCGCCCTCACGCTCGACGCGGACGGGCAGCACCTGCCCGGGCAGATCCCCGTGCTGCTGGCCGCCTCCGACGCGTCGCCGCCGGCGATCGTCGTCGGCGTGCGGCGCAAGGCCGGGCATGAGATCGCCCGCGCCAACCGCTTCGGGAACTGGGTGGCCGACCGGCTCCTCAGGCTGATCGCCGGGCGGCCGTTGCCGGACACGCAGTCCGGCTTCCGAGTCTATCCAGTGGTGGATACTCTCGCGCTCGGGGCGGAGGGGGCACGCTACGAGTTCGAGACCGAGGTCCTGCTGCGGGCGGCGCGCCGGGGCATGGCGGTCGTCGGGGTGCCGGTCGACGTCCACTATCCCCCGGTCGCCGAGCGCGTGAGCCACTACCGCCCGTGGCGGGACACGTTGCGGGTGATCGGCGTCGCGCTGAAGGTGCTGGCCGGGCCGGCACCCCGTACCTCGGTCTGGATGGGCTGCTGCTTCCTCATCCGGCCGTGA
- a CDS encoding radical SAM protein: MRPQTVVFVEPPYVCWDRRMDRVREGEEDIPGIGTLVLAAVTRAAGHRVHVVDGKRSGTPLDEVARRVVALEPDHVGFSATTISIHNAARIAARVKARVPRAVTTVGGPHVSAVPAETITRFAGFDYGVVGEGECSYPELIARLAAGEDPRGVAGLVYREGDAVRANARAPYLDGDALDRLPEPAWDLVPDFPLRLQPNVFNYRASPVASVVTSRGCPFSCSFCDRSTSGRKGRFHGVDYVVRLCRRLADLGVRHILFYDDLFTVSRRRVVELCEHFLAEGFRFTWSCNSHPNLLDPPTLRLMRRAGCWQIAYGIESGSQRILDVVKHEVKLPRMLETLRETRAAGIRVKGLLMMAHPTEGEDSLRETVDFLRTAPLDLVQITKFTPYPGTPSYPTVRQHGTFAEDWERMNAMNWVFVPHGLTAEVLERWFRRAYRTFYTRPDVLWGLARTLAGEPRFLRPVARYVRVGIRGWLTVDPGGGTEAALAH, translated from the coding sequence ATGCGCCCGCAGACGGTCGTCTTCGTCGAGCCGCCGTACGTCTGCTGGGACCGCCGCATGGACCGGGTGCGGGAGGGCGAGGAGGACATCCCTGGCATCGGCACGCTCGTGCTCGCCGCCGTCACGCGGGCCGCGGGGCATCGCGTCCACGTCGTCGACGGCAAGCGCAGCGGGACGCCGCTCGACGAGGTGGCCCGGCGGGTGGTCGCGCTCGAGCCCGACCACGTGGGCTTCTCCGCCACCACGATCTCGATCCACAACGCGGCGCGGATCGCCGCGCGCGTGAAGGCGCGCGTGCCCCGCGCTGTCACGACGGTTGGTGGGCCGCACGTGAGTGCGGTGCCGGCGGAGACCATCACCCGCTTCGCCGGCTTCGACTACGGCGTGGTCGGCGAGGGCGAGTGCTCCTATCCGGAGCTGATCGCACGGCTCGCGGCCGGGGAGGATCCGCGCGGCGTCGCCGGGCTCGTCTACCGGGAGGGCGACGCGGTGCGCGCCAACGCCCGCGCACCGTACCTCGATGGCGACGCGCTCGACCGGCTGCCGGAGCCGGCCTGGGACCTCGTGCCGGACTTTCCGCTTCGCCTGCAGCCGAACGTCTTCAACTACCGTGCCTCCCCGGTGGCGAGCGTGGTCACGTCGCGCGGCTGCCCGTTCTCGTGCTCCTTCTGCGACCGTTCCACCTCGGGACGGAAGGGGCGCTTCCACGGCGTCGACTACGTCGTCCGCCTGTGCCGCCGTCTTGCGGACCTCGGCGTCCGCCACATCCTCTTCTACGACGACCTGTTCACCGTGAGCCGGCGCCGGGTAGTGGAGCTCTGCGAGCACTTCCTCGCCGAGGGCTTCCGCTTCACGTGGAGCTGCAACAGCCACCCGAACCTGCTCGATCCGCCGACGCTCCGACTGATGCGCCGCGCGGGCTGCTGGCAGATCGCCTACGGCATCGAGTCGGGCTCGCAGCGCATCCTCGATGTCGTGAAGCACGAGGTAAAGCTGCCACGCATGCTCGAAACCCTGCGCGAGACGCGGGCGGCCGGCATCCGCGTGAAGGGCCTCCTCATGATGGCCCATCCGACCGAAGGCGAGGACAGCCTCCGGGAGACCGTCGACTTCCTGCGCACCGCGCCGCTCGACCTCGTGCAGATCACCAAGTTCACGCCGTATCCCGGCACCCCCTCGTACCCGACGGTGAGGCAGCACGGGACCTTCGCCGAGGACTGGGAACGCATGAACGCCATGAACTGGGTGTTCGTGCCGCACGGGCTCACCGCCGAGGTGCTCGAGCGCTGGTTCCGCCGCGCCTACCGCACGTTCTACACGCGCCCCGACGTCCTCTGGGGCCTCGCCAGGACCCTCGCCGGTGAGCCGCGCTTCCTCCGCCCCGTGGCCCGCTACGTCCGCGTCGGCATCCGCGGGTGGCTCACGGTCGACCCGGGAGGCGGCACCGAGGCCGCGCTCGCCCACTGA
- a CDS encoding sulfatase → MPKGQGGTIAAAPLQITRARVCSAAARAREVLYGAGRPISPSDTKIARSAARPPPLPPGRRPMLSATTRMRSDVTAWAPSRTLGVRRVALLALVALATGAGCARAPAPRHLLIVTVDTLRADRLGAYGNRLGLTPNLDRLAAGALRFSTAYAAAPFTLASVAALMTGRYPEELGVLSNPVAVPETFPTLATRLRRHGWRTAAVVSNFILRETCGLGEGFDRYDASFPEVEAHRPVPERTAAQTTEAALRALEFLRTSRMSSTFLWVHYQDPHGPYTPPPGLRERFLEAERAAPDGRTLLPALDDERGIGGIPHYQFEEGQHEAAWYRAGYDGEVRHVDEQIGRLLAAYAARVPAEEAIVVFAADHGEGLGEGDYWFAHGERLTDALVRVPLLLRAPRRLPGSRADVVSLIDLVPTLLHALGVRDADPLAGRDLLAPEPERGPGTAYFATLQESTRPRFGLAWGGRKYVVSMEEDGPREELFTLDDEQPSGPGPLAAMRRELGALRARLPAGAVHAQVLSARDQERLRALGYVSGP, encoded by the coding sequence ATGCCGAAGGGACAAGGCGGTACTATAGCAGCCGCACCGTTGCAAATCACCCGGGCGCGCGTTTGCTCGGCGGCAGCGCGGGCGCGCGAGGTGCTCTACGGCGCCGGGAGGCCGATCTCTCCGTCTGATACCAAGATAGCGCGCTCAGCGGCGCGGCCGCCGCCTCTTCCGCCGGGACGGCGACCCATGCTATCGGCGACGACCCGGATGCGGTCGGACGTGACGGCGTGGGCGCCAAGCCGGACGCTGGGGGTGCGCCGCGTCGCGTTGCTCGCGCTCGTCGCCCTGGCGACCGGCGCCGGGTGCGCGCGGGCACCCGCCCCGCGGCACCTGCTCATCGTCACGGTCGACACCCTCCGCGCCGACCGTCTCGGCGCGTACGGCAACCGGCTCGGCCTCACGCCGAACCTCGACCGGCTGGCGGCCGGGGCGCTCCGCTTCTCCACCGCGTACGCGGCGGCTCCGTTCACGCTCGCCTCGGTGGCGGCGCTGATGACGGGGCGCTACCCGGAGGAGCTCGGCGTCCTCTCGAACCCGGTCGCCGTCCCCGAGACCTTCCCCACGCTCGCCACGCGGCTCCGCCGCCATGGCTGGCGGACGGCCGCCGTGGTGAGCAACTTCATCCTGCGCGAGACGTGCGGGCTCGGCGAGGGTTTCGACCGCTACGACGCGTCGTTCCCGGAGGTCGAGGCCCACCGGCCGGTCCCGGAGCGCACGGCGGCGCAGACCACCGAGGCGGCGCTCCGGGCGCTCGAGTTCCTCCGCACCTCGCGCATGAGCTCCACCTTCCTCTGGGTCCATTACCAGGACCCGCACGGCCCCTACACGCCGCCGCCGGGCCTGCGGGAGCGCTTCCTCGAGGCAGAGCGTGCGGCGCCCGACGGTCGCACGCTGCTCCCCGCCCTCGATGACGAGCGAGGGATCGGCGGCATCCCGCACTACCAGTTCGAGGAGGGCCAGCACGAGGCGGCCTGGTACCGGGCCGGGTACGACGGCGAGGTGCGCCATGTCGACGAGCAGATCGGGCGGCTCCTCGCCGCGTACGCGGCGCGCGTGCCCGCGGAGGAAGCGATCGTCGTCTTCGCCGCCGATCACGGCGAGGGGCTCGGCGAGGGCGACTACTGGTTCGCCCACGGCGAGCGCCTGACGGACGCGCTGGTGCGCGTGCCGCTGCTCCTCCGCGCCCCCCGGCGCCTCCCGGGGTCGCGCGCCGACGTCGTCTCCCTGATCGACCTCGTGCCGACCCTCCTGCACGCGCTCGGCGTGCGGGATGCGGACCCGCTTGCCGGCCGCGATCTGCTCGCCCCCGAGCCGGAGCGCGGCCCGGGCACGGCCTATTTCGCCACGCTCCAGGAGTCCACCCGGCCGCGCTTCGGGCTGGCGTGGGGCGGCCGCAAGTACGTCGTCTCGATGGAGGAAGACGGTCCGCGCGAGGAACTCTTCACCCTCGACGACGAGCAACCGTCCGGCCCCGGCCCGCTCGCCGCCATGCGGCGGGAGCTCGGCGCGCTCCGCGCGCGCCTCCCGGCGGGCGCGGTGCACGCCCAGGTCCTCTCGGCCCGCGACCAGGAACGGCTGCGCGCGCTCGGCTACGTGAGCGGACCGTGA
- a CDS encoding outer membrane protein assembly factor BamE — MREEVRALVALGALALASACKGPSVPHPMTSQTRYLCCNMRYEKPEVSDANYLKGTLIPFGTRVQILEVGRKSVKFQPAGHPPITFVLKYGDKVLTMDQCLDRLFLAEDPHAKLMRVRDDAAPQKAPRKGERARNPERASDRVGKLIDQGVVDVGMTRDQVLMALGYPPAHRTPALDAPVWTYWQNRWATMQVYFDGDRVARVER; from the coding sequence GTGAGAGAAGAGGTGCGCGCCCTCGTAGCGCTCGGCGCGCTCGCGCTGGCGAGCGCCTGCAAGGGTCCGAGCGTCCCGCATCCGATGACGAGCCAGACGCGGTACCTCTGCTGCAACATGCGGTACGAGAAGCCCGAGGTGAGCGACGCGAACTACCTGAAGGGCACGCTCATCCCGTTCGGGACGCGGGTCCAGATCCTCGAGGTGGGCCGCAAGAGCGTGAAGTTCCAGCCCGCTGGTCATCCGCCGATCACCTTCGTCCTCAAGTACGGCGACAAGGTGCTCACCATGGATCAGTGTCTCGACCGCCTCTTCCTCGCCGAAGACCCGCACGCGAAGCTCATGCGCGTCCGCGACGACGCCGCCCCGCAGAAGGCGCCGCGCAAGGGCGAGCGAGCCCGGAACCCGGAGCGCGCGAGCGATCGGGTCGGGAAGCTCATCGACCAGGGGGTCGTCGACGTCGGCATGACGCGCGACCAGGTGCTGATGGCGCTCGGCTATCCGCCGGCGCATCGGACGCCGGCCCTCGACGCGCCCGTGTGGACGTACTGGCAGAACCGCTGGGCGACGATGCAGGTCTACTTCGACGGCGACCGGGTCGCGCGCGTCGAGCGGTAG
- a CDS encoding NAD(P)/FAD-dependent oxidoreductase, producing the protein MEGPSSTPEVVVIGGGPAGSVASTVLADAGHRVVVLERERFPRYHVGESLLSATLPILDAIGATPAIERHGFLRKPGGTFLWGRQAEPWSFWFREDPGGRPHAFHVLRSEFDQLLVENARTRGADVLEAHTVTAVETGGPTPVVSVERAGGMRLTLTPRFVIDASGQTALIGRAERLRRFDEFFKNLAIFGYFRGAERLPGELANHILSAAFADGWFWYIPLHDGTMSVGAVVDTRRWREAARCNPEGTYRGLIARCPAIATRLRSATLVSPVRIIRDYSYDSARFTGPGYLLAGDAACFIDPVFSTGVHLACLAGFLGGRAVHAILAGEASEADALAAYEQTYRGAFERYLRFLYFFYDHNEDPDSYFWTARRVLAHAPADLSAREAFVRLISGNGDWDAAQALLAREHARWADGIRAGRAGAVPGIELLRVGLIRRLTGLG; encoded by the coding sequence ATGGAAGGCCCCTCGTCCACGCCCGAGGTGGTGGTGATCGGCGGCGGCCCGGCGGGATCGGTGGCGTCGACGGTGCTCGCCGATGCCGGCCACCGCGTCGTCGTCCTCGAGCGCGAGCGGTTCCCGCGCTACCACGTCGGTGAATCGCTTCTCTCCGCAACCCTTCCCATCCTCGACGCCATCGGCGCTACGCCGGCGATCGAGCGCCACGGATTTCTCCGCAAGCCGGGCGGCACCTTCCTCTGGGGCCGCCAGGCCGAGCCCTGGAGCTTCTGGTTCCGCGAAGACCCGGGCGGGCGCCCCCATGCCTTCCACGTCCTCCGCTCGGAGTTCGACCAGCTGCTCGTCGAGAACGCGCGCACGCGCGGGGCCGACGTGCTCGAGGCGCACACCGTCACGGCGGTCGAGACCGGCGGCCCGACGCCCGTGGTCTCCGTCGAGCGCGCCGGCGGCATGCGGCTCACCCTGACCCCTCGCTTCGTCATCGATGCGAGCGGCCAGACGGCGCTCATCGGACGGGCCGAGAGGCTTCGTCGCTTCGATGAGTTCTTCAAGAACCTCGCGATCTTCGGCTACTTCCGGGGCGCCGAGCGGCTGCCCGGGGAGCTCGCGAACCACATCCTCTCGGCGGCCTTCGCCGACGGCTGGTTCTGGTACATCCCGCTGCACGACGGCACGATGAGCGTCGGTGCCGTGGTCGACACGCGCCGCTGGCGTGAGGCGGCGCGGTGCAACCCCGAGGGCACGTACCGCGGCCTCATCGCACGCTGCCCGGCGATCGCCACGCGGCTCCGCAGCGCGACGCTCGTCTCCCCCGTGCGCATCATTCGCGACTACTCCTACGACAGCGCTCGCTTCACGGGCCCTGGCTATCTCCTTGCCGGCGACGCCGCGTGCTTCATCGACCCCGTCTTCTCGACCGGCGTTCACCTCGCCTGCCTCGCGGGTTTCCTCGGCGGGCGGGCCGTGCACGCCATCCTGGCAGGCGAGGCGAGCGAGGCCGACGCGCTCGCCGCCTACGAGCAGACCTACCGTGGCGCCTTCGAGCGGTACCTCCGCTTCCTCTACTTCTTCTACGACCACAACGAGGATCCCGACTCCTATTTCTGGACGGCGCGCCGGGTGCTCGCGCATGCGCCGGCCGACCTGTCGGCGCGCGAGGCCTTCGTGCGGCTGATCTCGGGCAACGGCGACTGGGACGCCGCCCAGGCGCTCCTGGCGCGCGAGCACGCGCGCTGGGCGGACGGCATCCGCGCCGGGCGCGCTGGGGCGGTCCCCGGCATCGAGCTGCTGCGCGTCGGGCTCATCCGGCGTCTCACCGGGCTCGGCTGA